A genomic segment from Zonotrichia albicollis isolate bZonAlb1 chromosome 19, bZonAlb1.hap1, whole genome shotgun sequence encodes:
- the KCNJ16 gene encoding inward rectifier potassium channel 16 — MRKMNDQSGCYRPVNIQGNKVSYRGSCRDSAEKEVKRLQRRFLHKDGSCNVYFKHIFGEWESYVVDIFTTLVDIKWRHMFVIFSLSYVLSWLFFGLAFWLIAVQHGDVFSDEEEATPCVANVHSFTGAFLFSLETQTTIGYGYRCVTEECSLAILMVILQSVLSCIIDTFIIGAALAKMATARKRAQTIRFSYYAVVGLRDDKFCLMWRIGDFRPNHMVEGSVRAQLLRYREDKEGRMTMEYRDLKLLNDQIILVTPVTVVHEIDSDSPLYGLDRKALAKDNFEILVTFVYTGDSTGTSHQSRSSYVPREILWGHRFNDVLHVKKKYYKVDCLQFEETTEVYAPHCSAMQLEQKEQEWNRAEKTREKQAEKSALEIKYSQKSLSAVALVTSCEEPEEPVTAPSQPPGDVSYRKAAVTLNRLSIESQI; from the exons ATGAGGAAGATGAATGACCAAAGTGGCTGCTACAGGCCCGTAAATATCCAGGGGAACAAAGTCAGCTACcgcggcagctgcagggacagcgcGGAAAAGGAGGTGAAAAGGCTGCAGAGGAGATTCCTGCACAAGGATGGCAGCTGCAACGTCTACTTCAAGCACATCTTCGGGGAGTGGGAGAGCTACGTGGTGGACATTTTCACCACGCTGGTGGACATCAAGTGGCGCCACATGTTTGTGATTTTCTCCCTGTCCTACGTGCTCTCGTGGCTGTTCTTCGGCCTGGCGTTCTGGCTGATTGCCGTCCAGCACGGGGACGTGTTCAGCGATGAGGAGGAGGCCACCCCCTGTGTGGCGAACGTGCACAGCTTCACAGGAGCCTTCCTGTTCTCCCTGGAGACCCAGACCACCATCGG GTACGGCTACCGCTGTGTGACCGAGGAGTGCTCGCTCGCCATCCTCATGGTGATCCTGCAGTCGGTGCTGAGCTGCATCATCGACACCTTCATCATCGGGGCGGCCTTGGCCAAGATGGCCACGGCCCGCAAGAGGGCCCAGACCATCCGTTTCAGCTACTACGCCGTGGTCGGGCTGAGGGATGACAAATTCTGCCTGATGTGGCGCATCGGGGACTTCCGGCCCAACCACATGGTGGAGGGCTCGGTGCGCGCGCAGCTGCTGCGCTACAGGGAGGACAAGGAGGGCAGGATGACCATGGAGTACCGCGACCTGAAGCTGCTCAACGACCAGATCATCCTGGTCACACCCGTCACCGTCGTCCACGAGATCGACAGCGACAGCCCCTTGTACGGCCTGGACCGCAAAGCTCTGGCCAAGGACAACTTTGAGATCTTGGTGACGTTCGTCTACACGGGCGACTCCACGGGCACCTCCCACCAGTCGCGCAGCTCCTACGTGCCCAGGGAGATCCTGTGGGGCCACAGGTTCAACGACGTGCTGCACGTCAAGAAGAAGTACTACAAGGTGGACTGCTTGCAGTTCGAGGAGACCACGGAGGTGTACGCCCCTCACTGCAGCGCCatgcagctggagcagaaggagcaggagtggAACCGCGCCGAGAAGACGCGGGAGAAGCAAGCGGAGAAGTCAGCCCTGGAGATCAAGTACAGCCAAAAGTCCCTCAGCGCTGTTGCCCTCGTCACCAGCTGTGAGGAGCCTGAGGAGCCGGTGACAGCTCCCAGCCAGCCTCCTGGAGATGTTTCCTACAGGAAAGCAGCTGTGACCTTAAACAGGCTCTCCATAGAGTCCCAAATCTGA